The following proteins are co-located in the Paralichthys olivaceus isolate ysfri-2021 chromosome 2, ASM2471397v2, whole genome shotgun sequence genome:
- the tpgs2 gene encoding tubulin polyglutamylase complex subunit 2 isoform X2 produces the protein MEESKGNLAFKGVAERLTLGITRILENMPGVVDVRFAEREPAEKRSLLSWEQKNTCILPEDLRDFYLTTDGFTLTWSVKLDNECVPLGCMMVNSVARLCPLLQPVSLFSLPNAPSLADLDWEENDTKPGSERAPAVPHFDSRSRIFELDSCGGNGKVCLVYKNCTAGVVAQQSEIWFLDCSLCWHFLTATFTSYYRLMITHLGLPEWQYTFTPYGPSPQAKMTRQVTPYLCAVPYAAVGITVPAADLQH, from the exons ATGGAAGAATCTAAAGGAAACCTGGCGTTCAAAGGTGTCGCTGAGAGACTGACGCTCGGCATCACAAGAATACTCG AAAACATGCCTGGTGTCGTCGACGTGCGGTTCGCAGAGAGGGAGCCTGCAGAGAAGAGGAGCCTGTTGTCATGGGAACAG AAAAACACGTGTATTTTGCCAGAAGACCTGCGAGATTTCTATCTGACAACCGATGGATTCACTCTGACCTGGAGTGTAAAACTAGACA atgagTGTGTTCCCTTAGGATGCATGATGGTCAACAGCGTGGCCAGGCTGTGCCCACTCCTCCAACCCGTGTCCCTATTCTCTCTTCCCAACGCCCCCTCCCTGGCAGACCTGGACTGGGAGGAAAACGACACTAAACCTG GGTCGGAGCGAGCGCCTGCTGTGCCCCATTTTGATTCCCGGAGCCGCATCTTTGAGCTGGATTCCTGTGGTGGGAATGGCAAAGTGTGCTTGGTCTACAAAAACTGCACAGCAG gtgtAGTAGCCCAGCAGAGTGAAATCTGGTTCCTCGATTGCTCACTGTGTTGGCATTTTCTGACAGCAACTTTCACCTCTTACTACCGACTGATGATAACCCACCTGGGCCTGCCTGAGTGGCAGTATACCTTCACTCCATATGGCCCCAGCCCCCAGGCCAAG atGACCAGGCAAGTGACACCCTATCTATGTGCTGTTCCCTATGCAGCAGTGGGCATCACTGTACCAGCCGCTGACCTTCAGCATTGA
- the tpgs2 gene encoding tubulin polyglutamylase complex subunit 2 isoform X1 yields MEESKGNLAFKGVAERLTLGITRILENMPGVVDVRFAEREPAEKRSLLSWEQKNTCILPEDLRDFYLTTDGFTLTWSVKLDNECVPLGCMMVNSVARLCPLLQPVSLFSLPNAPSLADLDWEENDTKPGSERAPAVPHFDSRSRIFELDSCGGNGKVCLVYKNCTAGVVAQQSEIWFLDCSLCWHFLTATFTSYYRLMITHLGLPEWQYTFTPYGPSPQAKQWASLYQPLTFSIEHSVADAAGDSHLNKLDPTKAFKGKAKAPAPKKKPPSQCSLGNAAKSQGSTGRQSGAKR; encoded by the exons ATGGAAGAATCTAAAGGAAACCTGGCGTTCAAAGGTGTCGCTGAGAGACTGACGCTCGGCATCACAAGAATACTCG AAAACATGCCTGGTGTCGTCGACGTGCGGTTCGCAGAGAGGGAGCCTGCAGAGAAGAGGAGCCTGTTGTCATGGGAACAG AAAAACACGTGTATTTTGCCAGAAGACCTGCGAGATTTCTATCTGACAACCGATGGATTCACTCTGACCTGGAGTGTAAAACTAGACA atgagTGTGTTCCCTTAGGATGCATGATGGTCAACAGCGTGGCCAGGCTGTGCCCACTCCTCCAACCCGTGTCCCTATTCTCTCTTCCCAACGCCCCCTCCCTGGCAGACCTGGACTGGGAGGAAAACGACACTAAACCTG GGTCGGAGCGAGCGCCTGCTGTGCCCCATTTTGATTCCCGGAGCCGCATCTTTGAGCTGGATTCCTGTGGTGGGAATGGCAAAGTGTGCTTGGTCTACAAAAACTGCACAGCAG gtgtAGTAGCCCAGCAGAGTGAAATCTGGTTCCTCGATTGCTCACTGTGTTGGCATTTTCTGACAGCAACTTTCACCTCTTACTACCGACTGATGATAACCCACCTGGGCCTGCCTGAGTGGCAGTATACCTTCACTCCATATGGCCCCAGCCCCCAGGCCAAG CAGTGGGCATCACTGTACCAGCCGCTGACCTTCAGCATTGAGCACAGCGTGGCTGATGCTGCGGGAGATTCTCATCTTAACAAACTGGATCCAACCAAGGCCTTCAAAGGGAAAGCAAAGGCGCCCGCACCCAAGAAAAAACCACCATCACAGTGCAGCTTAGGCAACGCTGCCAAGAGCCAAGGGAGCACAGGGAGACAAAGTGGGGCAAAGCGGTGA
- the mlnl gene encoding motilin-like: MSMRGAVAGCLVLACLVALLAERTEGHITFFSPKEMKQMRDREGAKDLGPRSEDGQFEQVTVQQLPQVEHGGNPDKTVEIAIHLSPKQLDHVAPLLEEYIEEIFEEKAK; the protein is encoded by the exons ATGAGCATGCGTGGAGCAGTGGCTGGTTGCTTGGTGCTGGCGTGCCTGGTGGCACTGCTGGCcgagaggacagagggacacATCACCTTCTTCAGCCCAAAGGAGATGAAGCAGATGAGG GATAGAGAGGGTGCAAAGGACTTGGGGCCTCGGTCGGAGGATGGTCAGTTTGAACAAGTCACTGTGCAACAGCTTCCTCAGGTGGAACATGGTGGAAATCCT GATAAAACAGTGGAAATCGCCATCCATCTGTCACCCAAACAGCTGGATCATGTGGCCCCGCTGCTCGAAGAATATATCGAGGAAATATTTGAGGAGAAAG CCAAGTAG
- the aqp7 gene encoding aquaporin-7 isoform X1 encodes MKDLSVEVGVSQRKGAKVTRPRVWLKNNLVRVGLAECLCTFVMMAFGLGSVAQVVTGQGAFGQYLSINLGFALGVTMGAHVGGKVSGAHMNAAVSITMCTYGRLAWKMLPVYVFAQLLGSFLAAGTIYAVYYDAIHEYCGGNLTVTGDRATAGIFATYPAPYLSVMSGFIDQVFGTAMLLLCLMALSDQRNKPAAAGSEPAVVGLLVLLIGISLGSNSGYAINPNRDIAPRVFTAIAGWGTDVFRAGNGWWWVPLVAPPIGGVLGAGIYRTLVELHHPHEAEQGEGLLEELNEDTVHKTIVKMQLCEKLSYVKG; translated from the exons atgaaggaCTTGTCAGTAGAAGTCGGGGTCTCTCAGCGGAAAGGAGCTAAAGTAACTCGACCCAGAGTTTGGCTGAAGAACAACCTTGTTCGAGTTGGACTCGCTGAATGTCTTTGCACGTTTGTCATGATG GCGTTTGGCCTGGGGTCTGTGGCCCAGGTAGTGACAGGACAGGGAGCGTTCGGACAGTACCTCAGCATCAACCTGGGTTTTGCACTTGGTGTCACTATGGGGGCACATGTTGGCGGTAAAGTCTCAG GGGCACATATGAACGCTGCGGTGTCGATCACAATGTGCACGTATGGTCGCCTTGCATGGAAGATGTTGCCTGTGTATGTCTTTGCGCAGCTGTTGGGATCATTTCTGGCAGCGGGGACAATTTATGCTGTCTATTATG ATGCTATCCATGAGTACTGTGGAGGAAACCTGACAGTAACTGGTGACAGGGCCACTGCTGGTATCTTTGCCACATATCCAGCACCATACCTCTCTGTGATGTCTGGATTCATTGACCAG gtGTTTGGCACggccatgctgctgctgtgcctgaTGGCTCTGTCCGACCAGAGGAACAAGCCGGCCGCAGCAGGCAGCGAACCTGCCGTGGTGGGTCTCCTGGTGCTGCTCATCGGCATCTCTCTGGGCAGCAACAGCGGCTACGCCATCAACCCCAACAGAGATATCGCACCCAGGGTCTTCACTGCCATAGCAGGCTGGGGAACTGATGTGTTCAG GGCTGGAAATGGATGGTGGTGGGTGCCCCTAGTTGCTCCCCCCATTGGAGGTGTGCTGGGTGCAGGGATCTACAGGACCTTGGTGGAATTACACCACCCACACGAGGCTGAACAGGGTGAGGGGTTGCTGGAGGAGTTGAATGAGGACACTGTTCATAAAACAATTGTGAAAATGCAATTGTGTGAGAAACTCAGCTATGTCAAAGGCTAA
- the LOC109629195 gene encoding retinol dehydrogenase 12: MVLLDILCHPLWAISTVLLALVVRIQRRGRWDPLACTVHLRGKTTIVTGANTGIGKFIAMDFARRGARVILACRSEARGMGAMNEIREKTGNPDVHLRLVDLSSLDSVREFAQRIVKEEKALHILVNNAGVSGLPRQITKDGFEMSFATNHLGPFLLTNLLLDLMKRSAPARIVTLSSVNHKQGVVDFSHFHGENLKYYMDSVYNHTKLHNILCTNELARRLEGTGVTANSVHPGIVMTEVLRHYPFMIRFMFRLIGFFFFKSPEEGAVSSIYCAVAEDTKGITGKYFDCDCSLVLPSALAQDAALAVKDFEICERLTSKL; the protein is encoded by the exons ATGGTTTTGCTCGATATTCTCTGTCACCCTCTGTGGGCCATCTCCACGGTGCTGCTGGCGCTGGTCGTGCGCATTCAGCGGAGAGGGCGCTGGGATCCACTGGCCTGCACCGTGCACCTCAGAGGGAAGACGACTATAGTGACAGGAGCCAATACAG GGATAGGGAAGTTCATTGCCATGGACTTTGCACGACGTGGAGCCCGTGTCATTCTCGCCTGTCGCAGCGAGGCCCGGGGGATGGGAGCAATGAACGAAATCCGGGAGAAAACGGGAAACCCCGACGTCCACCTGCGTCTGGTTGACCTGTCTTCTCTGGACTCTGTCAGGGAGTTTGCTCAAAGGATTGtcaaggaggagaaagctctgcACATCCTTGTCAACAATGCCGGTGTATCAG GTTTACCCAGGCAGATAACCAAGGATGGTTTTGAAATGTCTTTTGCCACCAACCACCTGGGGCCGTTCCTTCTCACCAACCTGCTGCTGG ATCTGATGAAGCGCTCGGCTCCGGCACGTATCGTCACCCTCAGCTCAGTCAACCATAAGCAGGGTGTAGTGGACTTCTCTCATTTTCATGGCGAGAACCTCAAGTATTACATGGACTCAGTCTACAACCACACGAAGCTGCACAATATCCTCTGTACCAACGAACTAGCTCGCAGGTTAGAGGGGACAG GTGTCACTGCAAACTCCGTTCACCCTGGTATTGTCATGACAGAGGTTTTGAGACACTATCCGTTTATGATCCGCTTCATGTTCAGGCTcattggatttttctttttcaag TCTCCAGAAGAGGGGGCAGTCAGCTCTATCTACTGCGCAGTGGCGGAGGATACCAAGGGGATAACTGGGAAGTATTTTGACTGCGACTGCTCTCTGGTTCTACCCTCGGCTTTAGCACAAGACGCTGCCCTGGCGGTCAAAGACTTTGAGATATGTGAGAGACTGACATCAAAGCTCTGA
- the aqp7 gene encoding aquaporin-7 isoform X2 → MGAHVGGKVSGAHMNAAVSITMCTYGRLAWKMLPVYVFAQLLGSFLAAGTIYAVYYDAIHEYCGGNLTVTGDRATAGIFATYPAPYLSVMSGFIDQVFGTAMLLLCLMALSDQRNKPAAAGSEPAVVGLLVLLIGISLGSNSGYAINPNRDIAPRVFTAIAGWGTDVFRAGNGWWWVPLVAPPIGGVLGAGIYRTLVELHHPHEAEQGEGLLEELNEDTVHKTIVKMQLCEKLSYVKG, encoded by the exons ATGGGGGCACATGTTGGCGGTAAAGTCTCAG GGGCACATATGAACGCTGCGGTGTCGATCACAATGTGCACGTATGGTCGCCTTGCATGGAAGATGTTGCCTGTGTATGTCTTTGCGCAGCTGTTGGGATCATTTCTGGCAGCGGGGACAATTTATGCTGTCTATTATG ATGCTATCCATGAGTACTGTGGAGGAAACCTGACAGTAACTGGTGACAGGGCCACTGCTGGTATCTTTGCCACATATCCAGCACCATACCTCTCTGTGATGTCTGGATTCATTGACCAG gtGTTTGGCACggccatgctgctgctgtgcctgaTGGCTCTGTCCGACCAGAGGAACAAGCCGGCCGCAGCAGGCAGCGAACCTGCCGTGGTGGGTCTCCTGGTGCTGCTCATCGGCATCTCTCTGGGCAGCAACAGCGGCTACGCCATCAACCCCAACAGAGATATCGCACCCAGGGTCTTCACTGCCATAGCAGGCTGGGGAACTGATGTGTTCAG GGCTGGAAATGGATGGTGGTGGGTGCCCCTAGTTGCTCCCCCCATTGGAGGTGTGCTGGGTGCAGGGATCTACAGGACCTTGGTGGAATTACACCACCCACACGAGGCTGAACAGGGTGAGGGGTTGCTGGAGGAGTTGAATGAGGACACTGTTCATAAAACAATTGTGAAAATGCAATTGTGTGAGAAACTCAGCTATGTCAAAGGCTAA